The following proteins come from a genomic window of Pyxidicoccus sp. MSG2:
- a CDS encoding 2'-5' RNA ligase family protein produces MTLFVPGPLAAEIEAVRHVVDPIQKRLIPAHVTLCREDELGRLSEMELDARLLSPHLKPVTLRFGEPEAFHGHGIVMYGIEGLEDFRFLRQTILGALDLKPQRPHITLAHPRNPQAPGNSLDRAAGLRTLPPINFNTLCLIEQVMGSPWQVLRSIELSAS; encoded by the coding sequence TTGACCCTGTTTGTGCCGGGGCCCCTTGCCGCGGAGATCGAGGCGGTCCGGCACGTGGTTGACCCGATACAGAAGCGGCTCATTCCTGCTCACGTGACACTGTGCAGGGAAGATGAGCTCGGCAGGCTTTCCGAGATGGAGCTCGACGCCCGCCTCCTGTCGCCTCACTTGAAGCCAGTGACTTTGCGGTTTGGAGAACCGGAAGCCTTTCATGGCCATGGAATCGTGATGTACGGCATTGAAGGGCTCGAGGACTTTCGTTTTCTACGCCAGACGATACTTGGGGCCTTGGACCTGAAGCCGCAACGGCCCCACATCACGCTCGCTCATCCTCGCAACCCACAGGCCCCGGGCAACTCGTTGGACCGTGCCGCGGGACTGCGCACCCTGCCGCCAATCAATTTCAATACGCTCTGTCTCATTGAGCAGGTCATGGGCAGTCCATGGCAGGTGCTTCGCTCGATTGAACTGTCGGCCTCATAG
- a CDS encoding peptidoglycan DD-metalloendopeptidase family protein, producing MKVEGWLNPRTWLSGLSLALLLSGTGCGSEDPIAGTQEAPTQEASLITPLARPNFQAPFPCGQSWTYSHHSAEVRRALDFVNNGGGTNGQPQLASAAGYATRHFESGGAGNYIKIDHGGGWMTYYFHLSAYSVPSGTQVAQGQQIGVTGSTGASSGAHVHYEQLLNGVGQDIVLNGVSLAPYPGSYGSRSITSNNCSTCVLKGDIKAKYDAVNGPALLGRCLAGELSTPDGVGRFNHFERGSIYWTPTLGAHVVVGQIKLKWEQLGWEVGVLGYPLTDELATPDGRGRFNHFERGSIYWTPELGAWEVHGDIRAKWEQLGWERSALGYPKTGELATPDQTGRYNHFENGSIYWTQATGAHEVRGLVHAKWAELGWEKSYLGYPVTDEQGAPDGVGRFNHFQKGSVYFTPATGAHAVVGDINAKWVALSREAGLLGYPLTDETKTPDGVGRFNHFQNGSIYWTPATGAQEVHGPIRDKWESMGWEAGALGYPVRDEYAVTGGRESEFQKGFITLNTTTGAVTVRMK from the coding sequence ATGAAAGTCGAAGGCTGGCTGAATCCCCGTACGTGGCTGTCAGGTCTGTCATTGGCGCTGCTGCTGAGCGGCACCGGCTGCGGTTCTGAGGACCCGATTGCAGGCACGCAGGAGGCGCCCACGCAGGAGGCGTCCCTCATCACGCCCTTGGCGCGACCCAACTTCCAGGCCCCCTTCCCCTGCGGGCAGTCCTGGACGTACAGCCACCACAGCGCCGAGGTGCGGCGCGCGCTCGACTTCGTGAACAATGGAGGGGGCACCAACGGCCAGCCGCAGCTCGCCTCCGCGGCAGGCTATGCCACGCGCCACTTCGAGTCCGGCGGCGCGGGCAACTACATCAAGATCGACCACGGCGGCGGATGGATGACGTACTACTTCCACCTGTCGGCCTACTCGGTGCCGAGCGGCACCCAGGTGGCGCAAGGCCAGCAGATTGGCGTGACGGGGAGCACCGGCGCGAGCAGCGGGGCGCACGTCCACTACGAGCAACTGCTCAACGGCGTGGGCCAGGACATCGTCCTCAACGGCGTGTCGCTCGCGCCCTATCCCGGCAGCTACGGCTCCAGGAGCATCACCAGCAACAACTGCTCCACTTGCGTGCTCAAAGGGGACATCAAGGCGAAGTACGACGCGGTGAACGGCCCGGCGCTGCTGGGCAGGTGCCTGGCCGGTGAGCTGTCCACGCCGGACGGGGTGGGCCGCTTCAACCACTTCGAGCGCGGCAGCATCTACTGGACTCCGACGCTCGGCGCGCACGTGGTCGTGGGGCAGATCAAGCTCAAGTGGGAGCAGCTGGGCTGGGAAGTCGGCGTGCTGGGCTACCCCCTCACCGATGAGCTGGCGACGCCGGACGGGCGCGGCCGCTTCAACCACTTCGAGCGCGGCAGCATCTACTGGACGCCGGAGCTGGGGGCCTGGGAAGTCCACGGGGACATCCGGGCGAAGTGGGAGCAGCTGGGCTGGGAGCGCAGCGCGCTGGGTTACCCGAAGACGGGGGAGTTGGCGACGCCGGACCAGACGGGCCGCTACAACCACTTCGAGAATGGGAGCATCTACTGGACGCAGGCGACGGGAGCGCACGAGGTGCGCGGACTCGTGCATGCGAAGTGGGCGGAGCTGGGGTGGGAGAAGAGCTACCTGGGCTACCCGGTGACGGACGAGCAGGGGGCGCCGGACGGGGTGGGGCGCTTCAACCACTTCCAGAAGGGAAGCGTCTACTTCACGCCGGCGACGGGAGCACATGCGGTGGTGGGCGACATCAACGCGAAGTGGGTGGCGCTGAGCCGTGAGGCGGGGCTGCTGGGCTACCCGCTGACGGACGAGACGAAGACTCCGGATGGGGTGGGGCGCTTCAACCACTTCCAGAATGGAAGCATCTACTGGACGCCGGCGACGGGAGCGCAGGAGGTGCACGGCCCCATCCGGGACAAGTGGGAGTCCATGGGCTGGGAGGCGGGAGCGCTGGGCTACCCGGTGCGGGACGAGTACGCCGTCACCGGTGGACGTGAGAGCGAATTCCAGAAGGGCTTCATCACCCTCAACACCACCACCGGCGCCGTCACGGTGCGCATGAAGTAG
- a CDS encoding chlorophyllase/cutinase-like alpha/beta fold protein: protein MRSLGHGALRSSLLALALLAGCGTSRPTPSSPALETPAPARTAPAIWGPLAPGNHDVGLRVMAVPAGTDAADARPLQLTVWYPARDAASSARLHYRDYVGLTGSEQQPESSEDADVSRAAVTRYQKLVTGMGLPAAAVSAWLNADVLAARGAAPAPGRFPLVLIAQGRFHSAHHQAVLAEYLASHGYIVATTPFPAHLAPPLENENVLAIARGQARELVRALDAIKADTHVDTSRVALVGHSFGARAAFLFAREHPETSALVSLDGGIANRQGKEWLAGLTGFRLDDFRVPLLHLYQQGDAAVVPDFDLVRSLRGADRWLVRITGLRHLDFTSVGAATAVAPTLAPGGRATSTARGWAASADDTLRFLDAQLRQQTQELDSLSTPADASSSTSPVVTVTHWRPGQP from the coding sequence ATGCGCTCCCTCGGACACGGCGCGCTCCGGTCCTCGCTGCTGGCGCTGGCCCTCCTCGCCGGCTGTGGCACGAGTCGACCCACGCCCTCCTCGCCGGCCCTGGAAACACCGGCGCCCGCGCGCACCGCGCCCGCGATCTGGGGGCCGCTCGCGCCGGGCAACCATGACGTGGGCCTGCGCGTCATGGCGGTCCCCGCCGGCACGGATGCCGCGGACGCCCGCCCGCTCCAGCTCACCGTCTGGTATCCCGCGCGCGACGCGGCCTCCTCCGCGCGCCTGCACTACCGCGACTACGTGGGCCTCACCGGCTCCGAGCAACAACCGGAGTCCTCCGAGGACGCTGACGTCTCCAGGGCCGCGGTGACGCGCTACCAGAAGCTCGTGACGGGGATGGGGCTGCCAGCGGCCGCCGTGTCGGCGTGGTTGAACGCGGACGTCCTCGCGGCGCGCGGAGCCGCTCCGGCACCGGGCCGCTTCCCGCTGGTGCTCATCGCGCAGGGACGCTTCCACTCCGCCCACCATCAAGCGGTGCTGGCCGAGTACCTCGCGAGCCACGGCTACATCGTGGCCACCACGCCCTTCCCCGCGCACCTCGCGCCGCCGTTGGAGAACGAGAACGTCCTCGCCATCGCGCGGGGCCAGGCCCGGGAGCTGGTGCGTGCGCTCGACGCCATCAAGGCCGACACGCATGTGGACACCTCGCGCGTCGCGCTCGTGGGGCACAGCTTCGGAGCCCGCGCGGCCTTCCTCTTCGCGCGCGAGCACCCCGAGACGTCCGCCCTGGTCAGCCTCGACGGTGGCATCGCCAACCGCCAGGGCAAAGAGTGGCTCGCCGGCCTCACCGGCTTTCGCCTGGACGACTTCCGCGTGCCGCTGCTCCACCTCTACCAACAGGGCGACGCGGCGGTGGTGCCCGACTTCGACCTCGTGCGCTCCCTGCGCGGCGCGGACCGGTGGCTCGTGCGCATCACGGGGCTCAGGCACCTCGACTTCACCAGCGTCGGCGCCGCCACCGCCGTGGCTCCCACGCTCGCGCCCGGGGGACGGGCCACGAGCACGGCGCGAGGCTGGGCCGCCAGTGCCGACGACACGCTCCGGTTCCTGGACGCGCAGCTCCGCCAGCAGACACAGGAGCTCGACTCGCTCTCCACTCCGGCGGACGCCTCCAGCAGCACCTCGCCCGTCGTCACCGTGACGCACTGGCGCCCGGGCCAGCCCTGA